The following proteins are co-located in the Fructilactobacillus carniphilus genome:
- a CDS encoding bifunctional metallophosphatase/5'-nucleotidase: MKTKVAILHTNDLHSHFENFPQIIQLMKTRTRALEQAGYTVFRVDDGDAIDRFEPLTDATGGQANIELLNQIHYHATTIGNNEALTTSHEELSHLYDQANFPIVLDNVLDATTGMDPTWSQPFVDYKLPDQTRVRFMGMTFPYPTFRFMGWIAQPVLPTITNCLKQWQGQYDILILLSHLGINQDRQIADQFPEISILIGGHTHHLLPHGEIRHHTLLTAAEKWGHYVGEITFTVENHQVQDQTARVIPISPLAPNSDEQAQVEQWRKRGRDLLAKQSVAELPHAFKTSFVDDNPLVQLGLRAVEESLGVQAAVLNTGLFLHDLPAGIVNMEQIQRILPHNIHVMKTKLWGYDLWRLMKEMQKNRNFLIAFPQKGMGFRGSQFGRLVAAGLHFNDQGQLLWHNDLIEPQKRYEIGLLDHYQFIPFFPTIDLVGQNTIYFDKTLKTVLADYLSRHYPTQGEQHGS, translated from the coding sequence GTGAAAACAAAAGTTGCAATTTTACACACGAACGATTTACACTCGCATTTTGAAAATTTTCCCCAGATTATTCAGTTAATGAAAACGCGAACCCGAGCATTGGAACAAGCAGGATATACCGTTTTTCGCGTTGACGATGGGGACGCCATTGACCGGTTTGAGCCGCTCACGGATGCAACCGGGGGTCAAGCAAACATTGAGCTTTTAAATCAGATTCATTACCATGCGACCACAATTGGTAATAACGAAGCGCTAACTACTTCGCATGAAGAACTTAGTCATTTATATGACCAAGCAAACTTTCCCATTGTATTAGACAATGTGTTAGATGCAACGACTGGAATGGATCCAACGTGGTCGCAACCATTTGTAGACTACAAACTACCGGATCAAACCCGGGTGCGGTTCATGGGAATGACCTTTCCGTATCCAACTTTCCGCTTTATGGGCTGGATTGCTCAACCGGTTTTACCCACGATTACTAACTGTTTAAAACAGTGGCAGGGGCAATATGATATTCTGATTTTGTTATCACATTTGGGGATTAATCAGGATCGTCAGATTGCGGATCAGTTTCCTGAAATTTCAATTTTAATTGGAGGGCACACACATCATTTATTGCCACACGGGGAAATACGGCATCACACGTTATTGACCGCGGCAGAAAAATGGGGACACTACGTTGGTGAAATTACGTTTACGGTGGAAAATCACCAGGTTCAAGATCAAACAGCTCGGGTGATTCCAATTTCACCATTAGCACCTAATTCAGACGAGCAAGCTCAAGTTGAACAATGGCGGAAACGAGGTCGAGACCTCTTAGCTAAACAATCGGTAGCGGAATTACCTCATGCTTTTAAAACATCGTTTGTAGACGATAATCCATTGGTGCAGTTGGGACTACGAGCGGTAGAAGAAAGTTTGGGCGTTCAAGCAGCCGTTTTGAATACGGGATTGTTTTTACATGACTTACCGGCTGGAATTGTTAACATGGAACAAATTCAACGGATTCTACCACATAACATTCACGTTATGAAAACCAAACTATGGGGTTATGACCTCTGGCGGTTGATGAAAGAAATGCAAAAGAATCGTAACTTTTTGATTGCTTTTCCCCAAAAGGGAATGGGCTTTCGGGGTAGCCAATTTGGACGCTTAGTCGCTGCCGGACTTCATTTTAATGATCAAGGGCAATTGCTGTGGCATAATGACCTGATTGAACCCCAAAAACGGTATGAGATTGGGTTGTTAGATCATTATCAATTTATTCCCTTTTTCCCAACCATTGATTTAGTGGGTCAGAATACCATTTATTTTGATAAAACTTTAAAAACGGTTTTGGCTGATTATCTAAGTCGCCATTATCCGACTCAAGGAGAGCAACATGGATCATAG
- a CDS encoding amino acid permease: MNRGLKSRHVQLIALGGTIGTGLFLGAGKSIHLAGPSLILAYLIAGIACFFLMRALGELLLSNTRSVSFIDFIEKYLGPKTGFVAGWTYLVCWITIAMAEVTAAGLYMQFWYPKLPIWVTGLFLLVILFLMNSITVSAFGETEFWFAIIKVVAILLLILTGVVLVAIHYKTPVGYASVSNLTNGSFFPHGLSGFFLSFQMVVFSFVGIEMIGMTASETKDPEKIIPKCINDVPVRIILFYVGSLLALMCIFPWQYISPSSSPFVQVFQGLGIRPAAAIINFVVLTAAASSCNSAIFTTGRMLYSLTQKSENKLGKKLGKLSHRGLPTNAIFFSTVMIGLSVILDIIVPSGVFEFISSVATTCFLFIWSLIVVAHYRYRKQLSSKATSKLTFKMPLFPFSDFFTIFFMIFVAIVLLFQTQTLIALIGSVVWLIGLYLFETYRTRAA, encoded by the coding sequence ATGAACCGGGGCTTAAAAAGTCGCCACGTGCAATTAATTGCCCTTGGAGGAACCATCGGAACTGGTTTGTTCTTAGGAGCCGGGAAGTCCATTCATCTAGCGGGTCCATCTTTGATTTTGGCTTATTTAATTGCGGGAATCGCGTGTTTTTTCTTGATGCGCGCCTTAGGGGAACTGCTGTTATCTAATACACGGAGTGTCTCCTTTATTGATTTTATTGAAAAATATTTAGGTCCCAAAACGGGATTCGTGGCTGGATGGACTTACTTGGTCTGTTGGATTACGATTGCAATGGCAGAAGTAACGGCGGCTGGTTTGTACATGCAATTCTGGTACCCAAAACTTCCCATCTGGGTCACGGGATTATTCTTACTAGTAATTCTGTTCCTGATGAATTCCATTACCGTATCTGCCTTTGGAGAAACCGAGTTCTGGTTTGCGATTATTAAGGTGGTTGCCATCTTACTTCTAATTTTAACGGGAGTCGTACTGGTAGCTATTCACTACAAAACTCCGGTCGGGTATGCTTCGGTTTCTAACCTAACAAACGGCAGTTTCTTCCCGCACGGTTTAAGTGGTTTCTTTTTATCCTTCCAAATGGTGGTCTTTAGTTTTGTGGGAATTGAAATGATTGGAATGACTGCCTCTGAAACGAAGGATCCAGAAAAGATTATCCCTAAATGTATTAACGATGTGCCGGTTCGGATCATCCTCTTTTACGTTGGATCATTGTTAGCATTAATGTGTATCTTCCCTTGGCAATACATTTCTCCATCATCAAGTCCGTTTGTGCAGGTCTTTCAAGGATTAGGGATTCGCCCGGCCGCTGCCATTATTAACTTCGTGGTGTTAACGGCTGCTGCTTCATCTTGTAATAGTGCCATCTTTACTACAGGTCGGATGCTATACTCGTTAACGCAAAAATCAGAAAATAAACTGGGAAAGAAATTGGGGAAATTATCGCACCGCGGATTACCAACTAACGCCATCTTCTTTTCTACGGTAATGATTGGTTTGTCGGTCATTCTTGACATCATTGTTCCTAGTGGAGTGTTTGAATTCATTTCTAGTGTGGCCACAACTTGTTTCTTATTTATTTGGTCTTTGATTGTAGTAGCTCATTATCGTTACCGGAAGCAATTAAGTTCAAAAGCAACCAGCAAGTTGACCTTCAAAATGCCGCTCTTTCCGTTTTCAGACTTCTTTACCATCTTTTTTATGATCTTTGTGGCAATTGTCTTACTTTTCCAAACCCAAACGCTGATTGCCTTAATCGGTTCGGTCGTTTGGTTAATTGGATTGTACCTGTTCGAAACTTATCGGACGAGAGCTGCTTAA
- a CDS encoding acetate/propionate family kinase has product MSKVIAVNAGSSTLKFKLFEMPAEKVVAEGVIERIALPDAHVEIKYGDGQKFEQVTEVKDHEAAIQILLDQLLDLKIISDYNEINGVGHRVVAGGEYFDHSVVITPEVLEKIESLSEFAPLHEPANVLGIKAFKKILPDIISVAVFDTAFHATMPEKNYLYSLPYEYYDKYKARKYGAHGISYRYVSQRTAELLGKPVEDLNLIIMHLGAGASICAVKGGKSYDTSMGFTPVTGVTMATRSGDVDPSLLAYVMEKEGMTNIEDMIKVLNEKSGLLGISGVSADMRDVEAVEDTNHRAKIAREIYVNRIVRYIGTYLAELGGADAIVFTAGVGENSITVRKEVTDQLHYFGIGVDEEKNNVRGVERDISAAGSKIKTMLVPTNEELMIVRDVVELAKENK; this is encoded by the coding sequence ATGAGTAAAGTAATTGCAGTTAATGCTGGTAGTTCGACGTTAAAGTTTAAATTATTTGAAATGCCTGCCGAAAAAGTTGTTGCAGAAGGAGTGATTGAGCGAATTGCTCTTCCTGATGCCCACGTTGAAATTAAATATGGCGACGGACAAAAATTTGAACAGGTTACTGAAGTTAAGGACCACGAAGCTGCCATTCAGATTCTGTTAGATCAATTGCTTGATTTAAAGATTATCAGTGATTACAACGAAATTAACGGAGTCGGTCACCGGGTTGTTGCCGGGGGAGAATACTTTGATCACTCAGTTGTGATTACCCCAGAAGTTCTGGAAAAAATTGAAAGTTTAAGTGAATTTGCTCCTTTGCACGAACCCGCTAATGTGTTGGGAATCAAAGCATTTAAGAAAATTTTGCCTGACATCATTAGTGTGGCCGTGTTTGATACGGCCTTTCACGCTACCATGCCAGAAAAGAACTACCTGTACAGTTTGCCATATGAATATTACGATAAATACAAGGCTCGGAAGTACGGGGCTCACGGAATTAGTTACCGGTACGTTTCCCAACGGACTGCCGAATTATTAGGAAAACCAGTTGAAGATTTGAACTTAATCATAATGCACTTAGGAGCTGGAGCTTCTATCTGTGCGGTGAAGGGTGGTAAGTCATATGATACTTCCATGGGCTTCACTCCTGTTACCGGAGTAACCATGGCGACCCGTTCTGGCGACGTTGATCCTTCCTTATTAGCCTACGTGATGGAAAAAGAAGGAATGACTAACATTGAAGATATGATTAAAGTTTTAAACGAGAAATCGGGATTACTGGGAATTTCTGGAGTTTCTGCTGATATGCGTGATGTAGAAGCAGTTGAAGACACTAACCATCGAGCTAAAATTGCACGAGAAATTTACGTAAACCGAATTGTTCGTTACATTGGAACGTATCTAGCTGAATTAGGTGGGGCAGATGCAATTGTCTTTACTGCTGGAGTAGGAGAAAACAGTATTACGGTTCGAAAAGAAGTGACGGATCAACTGCATTACTTTGGCATCGGCGTTGATGAAGAAAAGAACAACGTTCGTGGGGTTGAACGCGACATTAGTGCTGCTGGTTCTAAAATTAAAACGATGTTAGTTCCAACTAACGAAGAGTTGATGATTGTTCGGGACGTAGTAGAACTAGCTAAAGAAAATAAATAA
- a CDS encoding class I SAM-dependent methyltransferase: protein MTEEQTTQLFQVFDQSAQILQQALETSYLDAFIETADNMIDGNQVRVENGIPNEQQVQTITELYQQVNYHDLDANMIRKAIQMVMIKAIKVDQIQAIHQITPDTIAYTMGYLAIRLVNKQSVVKILDPAVGSANLLTAVMNQLQQEAHEKVSGIGIDNDDSLISVASISAQMQGLNLELFHQDALDELPTTPVDLVVSDLPVGYYPVDERAQHFATRSDEGHSYVHHLLIEQAVNYLVPGGFGVFLVPSGLFQSPETKGLLKWMQDEVYLQGILNLPGELFQNEAVQKAIMIVQKHGDGTQQAGQVMLGEFPSFKDPEAFQKFLAEIVEWEEQDLLNKHQ, encoded by the coding sequence GTGACAGAAGAACAAACAACACAGTTATTTCAGGTTTTTGATCAATCGGCACAAATTTTACAGCAGGCGCTGGAAACATCTTATTTGGATGCCTTTATCGAGACTGCTGATAATATGATTGATGGCAACCAGGTTCGGGTTGAAAATGGGATTCCTAACGAACAACAGGTACAAACCATTACCGAATTGTATCAGCAGGTTAATTACCATGATCTTGATGCGAATATGATTCGCAAAGCGATTCAAATGGTAATGATTAAAGCAATTAAGGTGGATCAAATTCAGGCCATTCATCAAATTACTCCCGATACCATTGCATACACGATGGGTTACTTAGCGATTCGGTTGGTAAACAAGCAATCAGTTGTAAAAATTCTGGACCCAGCGGTTGGTTCCGCTAACTTGTTGACTGCAGTGATGAATCAATTACAACAAGAAGCCCACGAAAAGGTTTCTGGAATTGGAATTGATAATGATGATTCTTTGATTTCCGTTGCCAGTATCAGCGCGCAGATGCAGGGACTTAATTTGGAACTATTCCATCAGGATGCACTGGATGAATTACCAACTACTCCAGTTGACTTGGTGGTTTCAGACCTGCCAGTGGGCTATTATCCGGTTGATGAACGGGCGCAACACTTTGCGACGCGTTCTGATGAAGGCCATTCGTACGTGCACCATCTTCTAATCGAACAAGCGGTAAACTATCTAGTTCCCGGTGGGTTTGGCGTTTTTCTGGTTCCTAGCGGATTATTCCAAAGTCCAGAAACAAAAGGATTGTTGAAATGGATGCAGGACGAGGTTTATTTACAAGGAATTCTTAATTTACCGGGTGAGTTATTTCAGAACGAAGCTGTCCAAAAGGCAATCATGATTGTCCAAAAACACGGTGATGGCACTCAACAAGCCGGACAAGTGATGCTCGGTGAGTTCCCGTCGTTTAAAGATCCAGAAGCATTCCAAAAGTTTCTAGCGGAAATTGTAGAGTGGGAAGAACAAGATTTACTGAATAAACATCAATAA
- a CDS encoding competence type IV pilus minor pilin ComGF → MNSTWIPNWKSNRSGFTLVETIISLGLISIGVSLMLMTVSLMRTDVKTQSHSLQFYRFVDVLESHHFNFKVDRCTTSSVNLTSQTEQQHYYLMLAKQTLKLRTSQGGYMPLLMDVQKTNFTVQRHWLVIKVLMEGKWYEAHARLVPG, encoded by the coding sequence ATGAACAGCACCTGGATTCCAAATTGGAAGTCTAATCGTTCTGGATTTACGTTGGTTGAAACGATTATTTCGCTGGGATTAATTTCTATCGGGGTTAGTTTGATGCTGATGACAGTTAGTTTAATGCGGACGGACGTTAAAACGCAGAGTCACTCGTTACAGTTTTATCGATTTGTGGATGTCTTGGAATCGCATCATTTTAATTTTAAAGTAGATCGTTGTACCACCAGTTCGGTTAATTTAACCAGTCAAACGGAGCAACAACATTATTATTTAATGCTAGCTAAGCAGACCTTGAAATTACGGACGAGTCAAGGTGGGTACATGCCATTGTTAATGGACGTCCAAAAAACGAATTTTACGGTTCAACGTCATTGGCTAGTCATTAAAGTGTTGATGGAAGGAAAATGGTATGAAGCGCATGCACGGTTGGTGCCAGGGTAA
- the comGC gene encoding competence type IV pilus major pilin ComGC, which produces MLTKLRNGFTLIEMTIVLFIISLLILIIIPNLGSQKKHARSVHGSAMTSMVQTQIDSYSDELGDGNVTFPKLIEHHYLTDKQVQQAQAENIAIEGNHAYQK; this is translated from the coding sequence ATGCTAACTAAATTACGTAATGGTTTCACGTTGATTGAAATGACGATCGTGCTTTTTATCATTTCGTTGTTAATTCTGATTATTATTCCAAACTTAGGTAGTCAGAAGAAACACGCTCGTTCGGTACACGGGTCTGCCATGACTTCCATGGTCCAGACGCAAATTGACTCGTATAGCGATGAATTAGGCGATGGCAATGTGACTTTTCCAAAACTAATTGAACATCACTATTTAACTGATAAACAGGTGCAACAAGCCCAGGCAGAAAACATTGCAATCGAGGGTAATCATGCATATCAAAAGTAA
- a CDS encoding type II secretion system F family protein, which translates to METIAPANVALIRIIRQQLNQGKSLSAAMQFFLAPDLYQQLRIADEHGDVISGMFDISRFIQLNMRQRQKIKAIVVYPLVLVSLLVAMVLLIKLVIMPQTASLLPTDSPPAHSRAIWWLGGGLVIGTIGFLTLELKHRPGDKRAQLLVKLPVVGRLFRNYYAYYVANNLALMFKNGLDLQQIIGVFQQFAPHSLLWEMGRQAEQSIQRGSGLLAGFQYYQFIAPEMMAFLENGSEQERVSQNLLALSELYFRRLMQSSDALIKLIQPLSFLAIGALIFLTYLQMLLPMYQAMKGIY; encoded by the coding sequence ATGGAAACCATTGCACCGGCAAATGTCGCACTGATTAGAATCATTCGTCAGCAACTCAACCAAGGTAAAAGTCTGTCTGCAGCAATGCAATTCTTCCTGGCGCCCGATTTGTATCAGCAGTTACGCATTGCGGATGAACATGGAGACGTAATTAGCGGTATGTTCGATATTAGTCGATTTATTCAATTAAATATGCGCCAACGACAAAAAATTAAAGCCATCGTGGTGTATCCCTTGGTATTAGTGAGTTTATTAGTTGCGATGGTTTTACTGATTAAGCTAGTGATTATGCCTCAAACTGCTAGTTTACTGCCCACGGATTCCCCTCCCGCACACTCACGAGCGATTTGGTGGCTCGGAGGAGGATTAGTGATTGGAACAATTGGATTTCTAACGCTGGAATTGAAACACAGGCCGGGGGACAAACGAGCCCAGTTACTAGTTAAACTACCAGTGGTAGGGCGATTGTTTCGGAATTACTATGCTTATTACGTGGCTAATAATTTAGCATTGATGTTTAAGAATGGTCTTGACTTGCAGCAAATCATTGGTGTGTTCCAACAATTTGCGCCACACAGTCTCCTCTGGGAAATGGGGCGGCAGGCAGAACAATCAATTCAAAGGGGATCTGGATTGCTGGCTGGATTTCAGTATTATCAGTTTATTGCGCCGGAAATGATGGCTTTTTTAGAAAATGGAAGTGAACAGGAGCGGGTAAGCCAAAATTTACTGGCCCTCAGTGAACTGTATTTCAGGCGTTTAATGCAAAGTTCGGATGCGCTCATTAAGTTGATTCAACCGCTGTCGTTTTTAGCAATTGGTGCTTTAATTTTTTTGACCTATTTACAAATGCTGCTGCCAATGTATCAAGCCATGAAAGGAATTTATTAA
- the comGA gene encoding competence type IV pilus ATPase ComGA — MEIKQLFQEILTLAIEKRASDVYFLPKSTNYEVKMHTVTGVIQLSELDKEIAQRVLTYCKYRGGMSITEKRRPQLGALHFHWRDRFFRIRLATVGSFNQHEALVLRIIYDGDDQHCQFFNPQILSQLRQLTHHRGLLLFAGPTGSGKTTTIYELARSLPATEMIMAIEDPVEIFEDRFLQLEVNEQAGMTYSNLLKVGLRQRPDVFIIGEIRDQETAQIAIRASLSGHLVLSTIHAKNLAGIEARLLDLNVTKAQCQAALTATVYQRLLPSTQTGTKALVAWQGGLQTQAKGRSWQVELQRTKEEGLITDECFQKFANG, encoded by the coding sequence ATGGAAATTAAGCAACTATTTCAGGAAATACTAACCTTAGCCATTGAAAAGCGAGCTTCCGACGTGTACTTTTTACCCAAAAGTACCAATTATGAGGTTAAAATGCATACGGTCACAGGAGTAATTCAACTTTCAGAGTTAGATAAAGAAATTGCACAACGCGTCTTAACTTATTGTAAATATCGAGGTGGGATGTCAATCACGGAAAAACGGCGTCCCCAGCTAGGGGCGTTGCATTTTCACTGGCGGGACCGTTTTTTCCGAATTCGGTTAGCCACTGTAGGTAGTTTCAATCAGCATGAAGCATTAGTGCTCCGGATTATCTACGATGGTGATGATCAACATTGTCAATTTTTTAATCCCCAAATTCTGTCCCAACTACGACAGCTAACCCACCACCGTGGATTACTGTTGTTTGCAGGCCCCACTGGATCTGGTAAGACTACGACCATCTACGAGTTGGCTCGGTCGCTCCCAGCTACCGAAATGATTATGGCAATTGAGGATCCAGTAGAGATTTTTGAAGATCGTTTCTTACAGTTAGAGGTCAACGAACAAGCGGGGATGACTTATTCCAATCTCTTAAAGGTGGGCTTACGACAACGACCAGATGTATTTATCATTGGGGAAATCAGAGATCAGGAAACGGCCCAAATTGCGATTCGAGCTTCACTATCTGGGCATCTGGTCTTAAGTACCATTCATGCTAAAAACTTGGCTGGGATTGAAGCTCGCCTGTTGGATTTAAACGTTACCAAAGCTCAGTGTCAAGCAGCCTTGACTGCTACAGTATACCAGCGGTTACTTCCGAGTACGCAAACGGGAACCAAGGCACTAGTAGCTTGGCAAGGCGGTTTGCAAACACAAGCAAAGGGACGGAGTTGGCAGGTAGAGTTACAACGAACGAAAGAGGAGGGGTTGATTACAGATGAATGTTTTCAAAAATTTGCCAATGGGTAA
- a CDS encoding YebC/PmpR family DNA-binding transcriptional regulator — protein sequence MSGHSKWHNIQGRKNAQDAKRGKIFQKISRNLYQAAKAGGVDPDGNPQLRLELEKARAANMPKDNVQRALDKASGVGGAKFEEVTYEGYGPGGTAVMVSTLTDNKNRTAAAIRSAFTHHGGSLGTNGSVSYMFDRKGYIVVLRDQTDDDEDSMLMAALDAGADDMKATVDEYQIFTEPSSMAAVRDALQDAGYQLDNSEVRLFPQTTTEVPEDKVSQYTGLIDELSDNDDVQDVYEAAVLPEDVE from the coding sequence ATGTCAGGACATTCAAAATGGCATAACATTCAGGGCCGTAAAAACGCTCAAGATGCTAAGCGAGGAAAAATTTTCCAAAAAATCTCAAGAAACTTATATCAAGCCGCTAAAGCAGGTGGAGTTGATCCAGACGGGAACCCCCAATTACGGTTAGAATTGGAAAAAGCACGGGCAGCTAACATGCCAAAGGACAACGTTCAACGTGCTTTGGATAAAGCGTCTGGAGTTGGCGGAGCTAAGTTCGAAGAAGTAACTTACGAAGGTTACGGGCCTGGTGGAACTGCCGTAATGGTTTCTACTTTGACTGATAACAAAAATCGGACCGCTGCTGCAATTCGGTCTGCCTTTACTCACCACGGTGGTTCCCTTGGTACCAATGGTTCGGTTTCTTACATGTTTGATCGGAAGGGTTACATTGTTGTTTTACGTGACCAAACTGATGATGACGAAGATTCTATGTTAATGGCAGCACTAGATGCTGGTGCCGACGATATGAAGGCGACAGTAGATGAATACCAAATTTTCACTGAACCAAGTAGTATGGCAGCCGTTCGTGATGCTCTTCAAGACGCTGGTTATCAACTGGATAACTCCGAAGTTCGGCTGTTCCCACAGACTACAACAGAAGTTCCAGAAGATAAGGTCAGTCAATACACTGGCTTAATTGATGAACTGTCTGATAATGACGACGTTCAAGACGTTTATGAAGCAGCTGTTTTGCCAGAAGACGTCGAATAA
- the ccpA gene encoding catabolite control protein A codes for MATVSRVVNHNHNVKPATEKKVMEVVKRLNYRPNDVARGLASKKTTTVGVIIPNVTNSYFAALARGIDDIAEMYQYNIILTNSDGDEQKEVKALNTLYSKQVDGIIFMGNELSPAVRDEFKAERIPVVLAGSVDPQNDFPNVNIDYRQAVSSQVDQLLNTGNQRVAFVAGRLNRAINQDFRLPGYQAALQSHQVPFDDQLLFEAANYDDGYELCDQLLAHQATAAMVSNDDAAAGIMNGMNDRGVQVPEQFEVATSDNTKITEMTRPTLSTITQPLYDVGAVAMRLLTKLMDNDEIEQRQVLLPFGMKQRGSTKGA; via the coding sequence ATGGCAACTGTTTCTCGAGTCGTTAATCATAATCACAACGTTAAACCAGCTACAGAAAAAAAAGTTATGGAGGTAGTAAAGCGGTTAAACTATCGTCCGAATGACGTTGCCCGGGGACTAGCTAGCAAAAAGACCACCACGGTGGGAGTGATTATTCCCAACGTAACTAATTCTTATTTTGCAGCGTTGGCGCGGGGTATTGATGATATCGCCGAAATGTACCAATATAACATCATTCTGACTAATTCTGATGGGGACGAGCAAAAAGAGGTTAAAGCTCTAAACACGTTATACTCCAAACAAGTTGATGGGATTATTTTTATGGGCAATGAGCTTAGTCCGGCCGTTCGTGATGAATTTAAGGCGGAACGAATCCCAGTCGTTTTGGCTGGTTCAGTTGATCCCCAAAATGATTTCCCCAACGTTAACATTGATTACCGCCAAGCCGTTTCTAGCCAGGTTGATCAGTTGTTGAACACTGGCAATCAACGAGTGGCCTTTGTGGCTGGAAGATTAAACCGCGCCATTAACCAGGATTTCCGGCTTCCAGGGTATCAAGCTGCCTTACAGTCCCACCAGGTTCCATTCGACGATCAGCTTTTATTTGAAGCTGCTAATTACGACGATGGTTATGAACTTTGTGATCAATTGTTAGCCCACCAAGCTACGGCTGCAATGGTTAGTAATGACGATGCAGCCGCTGGAATTATGAATGGGATGAATGATCGTGGCGTTCAGGTTCCCGAACAGTTTGAAGTGGCCACCAGTGATAACACTAAAATCACGGAAATGACCCGCCCGACCTTGTCCACGATTACACAACCGCTGTATGACGTGGGAGCGGTCGCAATGCGATTGTTGACCAAGCTAATGGATAATGATGAAATTGAGCAAAGACAAGTTTTACTACCATTTGGAATGAAACAGCGCGGCTCAACCAAAGGTGCGTAG
- a CDS encoding DUF948 domain-containing protein has translation MTIGGIAALIAALAFLLLVIFLCVTLVRVVKVLDGVSENLEKVTGNIDQLSRQTDELLTTVNAKLNQVEPVFQAAADLGTTVSDVNNGTRATIENIKNRVELFTKTSVFGIAANRISKYFAKRKDKKATKSVKQSGN, from the coding sequence ATGACAATTGGAGGAATTGCAGCTTTAATTGCTGCTTTAGCATTTTTGCTGTTAGTAATCTTTTTATGCGTTACCTTAGTTCGCGTGGTCAAGGTTTTGGATGGTGTTTCGGAAAACTTAGAAAAAGTGACTGGAAACATTGATCAACTCAGCCGCCAAACGGATGAATTATTGACTACGGTTAACGCGAAGTTGAACCAAGTTGAACCAGTATTCCAGGCAGCTGCTGACCTGGGAACGACTGTTTCAGACGTTAATAATGGAACTCGAGCTACCATTGAAAACATTAAGAACCGGGTGGAATTATTTACGAAGACTTCTGTTTTTGGAATTGCTGCGAACCGAATTTCTAAGTACTTTGCCAAACGCAAGGATAAGAAAGCGACTAAATCAGTCAAACAAAGTGGTAATTAA